CCCTCAGCTACAGCTGCCACCCCAGCTCCTGTCCCTCCGGACGGGCCGGGAGACAGTGCACGGGGGCGCCTGGGCCCCAGAGAAGCCCTCTGTGGTGCCCGCGGCGCGGGGCTTGGGTACTGACCGCGGCCAGGGGGCAGCAGGCTGCTCAGGTGAGGGAGGCTCAGCCTCCGCAGCTGGTCCAGCTTCTGGCGCAGCTCGCGCACCTGGCTGTCCGAGCGGCTGACCCTCTGGCGCAGGGTCCGCAGCTCGCCGTTCTTCTTCTCCACCTGCTCCCGCAGGCAGCACACCTGGCTCTTGCTCTGGCGGGAGGAGAAGCAGTAGGAGTGCAGCGAGTCGATGAGCTTGCAGGCGCCCGACGCCGACAGGATGACCTCGTTGATGGACATGGGGCTGGCGTCGCTGTGCTCACTCTGGACGGCCTCGGCCGCCGGCTTCGGGGTCACGTCGGTGGGAGGCGACGAGGTGCCCTGGGCCGGCTTCTGCGGCGTGGCGGTGAGCGAGGAGCTCGCCGAGGGGCAGGCGCGTGGAGGGCTCTGCGCTGGCCCCTTCTCGGGCCCGGGGCTGCTCCCGCTGCAGCCGGGCTCGGCGTCTCTCCTCGGCCGCTTCCGCTCAACCGGCTCCCGGGGGATGGCCGGCCTCTCTCGGGCGTGCTTGGAGGAGAAGCTATAGGAGTGAAGCGAGCCGATGAACTTGCAGGCCCCGGAGCCCGGGGGCGTGAAGTCATCCGCTGAAACGCCACCCCTGTCCCACCTGTCAGCAGGGGTGGCGCCCTCATCGCCAGCATCCACAGCCCCTGTGCTGGCTTCTCCCTGGCTGCTGGAGGTGGCCGCGGAGGCCGGACCGTCCTCCGCGTGTCCATCCGGAGGCTGCCGCACCCGCTCCTGACCAGCGGCCTCCCGGGAGGCCCTGGCTGCGCTTCTGCCCTGTGGCGGGGCCCGCTTCAGCTTGCGGGGCTCCGGCTTGGCCATTGGGTTTGCGCTTGAGGATGAAGGTGACCCTGCAGCTGCCTTCCCATCCGCGGTGTCATTTGCCTGTGCCCTTAGACCTGCCGAGGCTTTCCCGGTGTCCCTTCTCCGGGGGCGGCCATGGCCTCCAGCCCCCCTTTTCTTCTCCGCCAGGTGGAAGATGGACGGCACGGCCGTGGGCTTGAGCAGGCGGTGCTGGTCCTCCAGTCTCTTGGAGAAGCTGTCTTTGGTGAAGTGCTCGCTGCAGAGGAAAGAATACTTAGTGGGGGTCCAGTTATCCCTCTGAACAGCCTTCAACCACTGCATCAGACGCTTTGAGTCCTTTAGGGGGAATCTGCAGGACAAACAACAAATtacaaaaaagataattaaaaggcCTCCCCCTAATACTATTAACTATAACAGGAGAATAACACTTTTTACAAATACCTAGACCTGTATTGACTTTCCCATTTACAAACTTAGTAAAGATCTAAGGAACACCTTGTACTTGCAACTTATTAGTGGAACAGAAAGGTGAGACACGCTCTGCCTATCCTTAAggagctagagtccatggggcaaATCAGAGGTGAAGGCAAATACCTCCTCCTAGGCTGCAGTAAATAACCTGCAAGGACACAGAGTGCTCGGAGAGACAGAGCCGGATGGCATCGAGACAGCAGGAAAGGCTCCAGGAAGTAGTTCCTAGAAGCTCACAGCTGGCCAACCCTCCCGGTGAGCTGGGATGCAGGACTCTGGACTAGCTAAGAGGAGGAAGGATGGCTGCCCACCCCCACTTAGAAGTCAGGTCCGGTGTCAGCCAACAGAGATGGGGGCATGAGGCCAGGAGAGCACCCCATCCCAAGGTGTCCCAGCTGTGGCTCAAGGAGCAGAGGGTGTGAGACAGCTCTAAGAGGAAGCCCTGGGCTCCCAACACACCAGGAGTAAGACCGCTCCCTTTAAAAAGCAACCAGCCCCTGGAAGATACTGAATaagatacttaataaatatttttttcttcattcaggCCAGATCTTTATTTAGAAAACTCTAGTGAAACTGCACATGCAAGTGTGGGGGTGGTGTGGCCACTCTGGAAGGCTGATGCCCGCACCTGAGGCCATCTAACCCACCTGAGCGCTGCGGGACCAGGACCCGCGGCgagtggggggggggtgggcagctGGAATACCAACTCCTCAGCAAGTTCCAGCAACTCCGACCTTCTAAATTTCCTCACTGCTTTGGGAGCCCATTACCCTAAGACTCTTGCTGCACCCCCAGTCCCCAGGTGAGAAAACTACTGGCTCTGGAGGGAACTTGAGAAAGCAGGGAGCTGACATCTGCAGTAACCTAGTACTATCTTTAATAGGTTGTGACGGTTTGAGGCTTAGCGCTAACCAACTTCAACTTCCAGTGAGACTCTAAAGAGCCTTCGTGCAGGTATTGGAAACTTAAACATCCCCCTGAAATAGCAAAGAGAAAAGTCTGCGGCGGGAGGCTGTTCAGGTAGAGTTTCTTCTGCTCACGTTCTGATACCGCAGGCGGGGAGGTCGCAGAAAACCACTCTGCTGAAATGGGCTGAGTCCCAGCGCCTTCCCGGAACGGGCCAGGCCAGAGAGAAGGCCGACCCCCTCCCCGTCCCGGGCTACCCTCCGCGGCGCCACGACTCGCAGCGGCGCCCCGGCGGGGGCGGGCCGGGCCGGCAGCACGCGGGACGCTGCCGCCGGGCGTCCCCCGGGACCCGGGGCCGTCCAGAGGGCCCCCAGGACACAGCGTCCGGGCGCGCGTCAGTCCCCGGGGCGCGGGGTGCGTTTGCTCGGCCACGTCCCGATCCAGAGGTCCAGGCGGGCTCACCGCGACGGAAACGGCAGCAAAGTGACCGCGGGCGCGAGAGGACGGCCCCGCCGAGGAAGCGCTTCGCGCGCCCTGTCTCCGGAGCCTGGCGGCGGCAGCCCGAACCTCGGCGGCCTACGAGCGGCCGAGGGTCGCGGTGGCCCGAGGCGCCCGGCCCAGAGACGCCGGcgggccaaggtcacacagcgcCGCGCTGACTCACTCGCGGGGCCGGCGCCCCGAGCGCCTCAGCGTCCGGCCGGGCCGCGCCGCCTCGCTCGCCCCGCGGGGTCGGgtcgggccgggccgggccgggccgggcgggggcGTGGCCGGCGGGCCGCGCCGGCGGCgggccggcggcggcgggcggaGCCCGCTTACCTGTGGAAAGAGACGGCGCGCTTCTCCCCCTTGCCCTGCCGGTTGGAGCAGTTCGCGGCCGCGCAGCAGATCACCATCTCGGGCCTCGGGCCGCCGCGCAGCCGCCAGGCTCCGGCCCTCGTCTCGCCGCGCCGAGCCCCGAGCGGGACCGCCCCGAGGGGAGGGCGCGCGGCGACACGGCTGCGGGACGTGGGAGCCGGCCCCGCGGCCCCCGCCGTACGGCAAGATGGCGGCGCCCGGCCGCCCGCTGCCCGGCCGCCCGGCCCGGCTCTCGGCGCGCCCGAGGGCCCCGGCGCCAGGAGGGGCGCCGCCCGAGACGCGCGGGGCCAGGGGTGGGCGGGAGCGCCCCGAGCCTGCAGCGCCCGCCGGCGACATGGCGCCCGGGGCGCGTCCGTACGGCAAGATGGCTGCCCCGAAGGGCGCGTGCGCGCTGCCGGCCCACCGCCCGCCCCGGCGCCCTGCGGCTCTCTAGCGCCGGCCTCCGCGGCCGCGGCGAGTAGCCGCGGGAATCCCCGGGGGCGCGATGCAGGCCGCCAGGAGGCCGAGAGCCCGGGCCCGGGCCCCAACGGCGGGCGCGCCGTACGCCAAGATGGCGGTGGCGCCGCGGCCGTGCATCTTCGACCCCGTACTTCCGGCCCCGCCCGCGCCCGCGCCGCGCGACCCGGATTGGCCCGGGCGGCGGCGCGTCGCGTCGCGCTGCGGAGCCGTCGGAGCGACGCCGCGCTCAGTCGGCGGTCCTGGAGCGAAGATGGACGCAGGTGAGGGCCGGCGGTGAGTGGGGCCGCCGGGGAGGCCCTATCCGAGCCGCGCGCCGGCGCCTGGGCTGGGGCCTCGCCGGCGCTGCACGGGCGCGGGCACGGGGCGGGGCGCGGTCCTGAGGCGGCGCGGGGCGCGGGCGGCGTCCGCGGGCGGCCGGTTAGGGTCTGACAGCCCAGTCAGGGTCGGCGTGTCTGGCGCCCCGGCGGCCGCTCTCGGGGGCCCGAGGGCGGCCGGGACGAGCAGGGGCGGCGCGGGGCGCGGGCGGGGGCGCCGGGAGGTGCTGCGGGGCAGGGGGAGCCGGTCTCTGACGCGGCGGCGGGAAGCTTTTGTCCCCCCCGCCCGGAGTTAAGAAGGGGAAACTTCAACTCTCACAAAGTACGTAGGTAGGCTGCAGGCGAACGACATACTTCAGTACTCACAACGCACGCATTTTTACTTCTTCAAATCCAGTAACCAATAAATGATCCCAGCGTTCCCCGTGATTGAAAGGACAGACTGACTCCGCCTCATCGTGTCTCAACTTTTTGGGAGCTTAACAGCAATGCAGAGTGTGCGGGGACTGGGTTGGGAGGGTGTGCGCGCATccgtacatgtgtgtgtatctgtgtgtgtgtgctgttttcGTCTGTTTTCATTGTGTTTCTGCTGCGGAGGGGACACTTCTTTAATTTTTGCTGGCACGCTATTGGGGATCTTTGTCCAGTATCCTTGAAAGCATTCTTACGCCTCGAAAGGCTTTCTTTTTCCATCCCACAGCAGGGTTATTCCTTTTATAAAATCTGTAGGAAGTGATCTGTGTTAAGAACCCTCGCAACGGTACAGACTCTCCTCTGGCTTAATTCCCTCTGTCATCCTGGATGACTTTGTTTTTgcttcatttctctcttcctggACAGCAGCTGCAATAGACATTTACTGGACTCTCAGTTTGGAAGCTGTGACATAGACCTTTATGGCCAATATTTCAGTGATTTGTGGCATCTTGGCAGTTCAATGTGTTAggtaggagaaggagatggtagcCATGATTCCCAAAACGTGATGTTAACCAGATGTGTTGTGAAgctgtttaaaacaaaaaggactacgcccctgggtgggggaaggaatagaattatttatttactaagaCCATCCCTTGAGAGACTCAGGGTAGAAAGCACGGTTTTGTGGTGGTCATCTTACCTTGAACATGGAAACTGTCATGTTCAAGTTAAGAGCATGATGGAACCTTCATGGGACCCTGATCCCTGCTTCAAAGCAGAGATGTTTGCATGTGAGGGCCTCTGCTGACGTCTGTGTCTCTAGGGTGTTGTAGATCAGTTTTCTTTCTGACCTGATGCTGTGCGTCCTTTGGGATCATTTAATGTCCAGCCTGCCCTGATTCCCGGAGTTCTCACAGGTTTTGCCTTCCTGGCCAAACGTTATGCAGTTCTCGTGGTTTTTACAGTCATCCGTTCAATAGCTGTGTTTATTACTGAGTGTGGGTTTGTTTCCGGCATTGTTCTAGATCTTGGGACTAGAGAAGTGAACGAAATAGATAAAAAGCATGTCCTGACTGACATGTTAGACGTGACACCCACGGTGTGGCTTGTGGGAGAGTGCTGTGGGCCAAGCAGGAGGGAGTTGGAATCACCAGGATGGCCTGGAAAGATCTTACCACAGAGGCAGCCAGTTTTGACCGGGACTCAAAAGCAGCGCAGGGGGAAGGGCATGTGGTCTGCTCCGGGAGTGACCAGTGGCCACGGTGCAGTGGGTGGGGGTGAGCGAACTGAAGGCAGGGTAGCGACAAGGTCTGGTCGTGGGCCTTGTTGGCTCGTGGGGCAGGCATGTGAGTGGAACGGGGCTGCTTTGGGGGCTTTTCCAAGGAGGAGTAACGTGACTCGCACTGGCTGCTCTGCTGCAGAGGAGCAGAAGGCCCGTCAGGAGGCCGCTGCGGTGAGCCAGGTGCCAACCTGGAGGGCTCGGTCCTCGTGGGGAGAGGGGTCGAAATCAGTGCCTCTGCAGGTCGGGGCAGGAGGGCTGTGGCGCTGGGAAGTGTGAGGGCCAGCCGTGCGTTGAGTGGCGTTTGAAATGCCACAGTCTGTGGCTTGAGCTGGGAAATGCAGGCGGGGAGACCTGGGGAGCTCCGCTTGCCCGGGAGATGTCAGGAGGAGGGTCTTGGACGGGGTAAGACTAAGGCACCTGCTAGACATCTGTGTATTGTCCAGGGAGCCTCGGGTCTGCAGGCCTGGAGCCGAGGGCGGAGGCCTGGGCTGGAGGTAGACGTGTGTGGGGCCGCTTTGGGTGAGGTCTCTACGGGCCTGagtgggaggggaggcagggctggaggcCCAGGGCTGCTGCCAGGCTGCGGGCTGCAGGCGGCAGGCAGACCCCAGGCCCGTCCTCAGAATGCGCTGTGGTTGGCACTGAGCTTGGCATGCTGTCGGCTCCTTGAGGACAGAGTTGGTGTCTTGTGCTTCATCTTTGGGCTTTGCCTGTGTCTGACAGGTGGTTGGTGATGGAAGAAGTGTAACTTGAGTTGCTGGTGATGCACATGGTCCTGTCCTGTGGGTGTTCCCGGGCTGCAGGGTTTGGGTATAATGGAAATCCGCATGTTGGTGTAACATGTAGGGGATGAGCAGGGCAGTCAGGCTCACTGGGGGCCGGCCGATGAGTTCGCTAAAGTGGCCTGGGCAGTGTCCTGGTGCCCCTGAAGTTCCAGCTTTCCTTCCCTTCCACTgatctccttcccttccttcctgttttcaTTGAGaactgctgttcagtcgctcattcgtgtcccactctctgtgaccccatggactgcatcaagccaggcttccctgtccatcagcacctcccggagcttgctcagactcatgtccatcaagtcagtgatgccatccgaccatctcatcctctgtcatcccctctcctgccttcaatctttcccaacatcagggtcttttctaatgagtcagctcttagcatcaggtggccaaaatattggagcttcagcatcagtccttccaatgccagtattttcatataaactatttgggatttaaaaaaaaaataacaagttgCAAACTTGTTGTTTTAAACATAAGCATGTTCGtatggaagaaaagaagggaaccCCTTCTTTTGGTTTTATTCTAAAAGTATACGTAACACGTATTTACAAAGTGTAACACGTATTTACAGAATATAATCTCTcagaaatatacatgttttggGAAAATGTCTTTGAAGTGTGGTACATTATACTAAGCTCTAAACAATTCTAATGGTGCATATTTTTTGTGCTTTTCCCTGGTTGAGTTATCATGTAATTGAGACTAAGTCATCTGGTTATGTTTATTGAGCACAGTTTGCTATTTTTCAATCATGTTAATAACattaaatggaaacattttaaaaatagaattgccattcTGTTAGTGGactctctgctttctcttcctgGTGTGATCAGGGACACCTTGGGGAGGAAGAGATGACTGGGTGGAAAAAAGTGTTTCTAAAAGCCTTCTTTCTCAAAGTGGATGGTGTGTGTCTTGCTTCTACTGTGTCCTCTTACTTCAAATCGGAGTCAGTACCCGAGCACCTGGAGACGGGCATTCTTTGGGAAGTCGGGCTCCTTTTAACTCAGGAGGCGCGTGAGCTCCATAGACGAGGATCCCGAGGTTCCCCTCGCTGGTCTGTGTTGTGAGACGAGGCCTCCTCCGGGTCGGGTGTGAAGACTGCTGGTCCTCAGCCGGTGGAGCTGGTCAGTCTGAGGGCGAGTCAGTGCAGGAGCTTCTGAGGATGGACTCCTCTTGTGGTTCGGTCTGTGTGAGGCTTAGTGACTGTGAACGTTCCTTTAAAAATGGGAAGGTATCAGAGTTTCTGTTGAAGTCTTTGCTGACCTTGTGTTCTGAAGTGTTTTCTGTCCCATGGAAGCATGAAAACATATTTTGGCTAAATTAATACTGAAAACGAACAACAGTGGCGTTTGGTTTGGCGGAGGGAGAATTGAGTTTCCTCGGACACGCCTTACGGCCTGAACTCACGGGGAGGGGGCCAGAGGGTGCTGGCCCGGGCTGGGGTCCCGCGTCCCTGGCGCCAGCCTGCGTTCTCATCCCGTGGGCAGAGCTGGCCACTCGCCCTAGTTCCTGGGTGAAGAAACGGAGGCTCAGAATTGTGAGCCGTGTGTCAgccagcaggtgggttcttgggGTTTCCAGCATCAGATCTCAATAGAAGGTCGAAGAGCAGAAGTGAGTGGAATTCGGAGGGGTCTGTCCTTCCTTCATTGCAGAGGCCGGGCCTCAGgtcaggggtggtggtggggggggtggctcgtgtccccctccccaggctgagaAGCCCTTGGCTCTGGCACAGAGCCACAGGTCCGTGGACCTGTGCTGGCGCCGGTGGGCAGGCCCGTTCTCGGGGCCAGGGCTGGTCAGGTCACTTGGGTGACCTGGCTGATTCTGGAGGACATTGTCCCTGGGTGGGGGGGGTTGCAGCTTGGACTGTGGAGATGGGTGTGCTGCCCTCCCCGCGCCCCCCAGGGAGGATCAGGGTCTTGCTGCACGTGCTgatccttttctctctctggcttctgCTTTGCCAGTGAGTTAACTGGCATAGAGGAGGAGGGTGTGGGCTGCAGACCCCCGGGCGCTCCACAGGGCACAGAGAGGGGAGCCGGGCCCGGGGCGTCCTCGGCTGATGTGAGAGGAGCCATGACCTGTGCCTGGAAGGGTCCCGCCTCCAGGAGGAGCGGGAGGTGTGGGCGTGCCGGACCCCTGTCAGCTTCCTGCCCACGTGGTCCCTTCAGGAGCCTTGGGTGGTGAAGACTGTGAGGCTGCCAAGCCTGTAATGTTGTTAGTCACAGCGGGGGACTCGGTGATGTGTTAACAGGGAGGACACCTGTTTCCCCTTCCCTCTGAAGTTGGCTGTGTTGCCTGTAAAGTCGGCGCTTTACCCTGAGAGCCATGCCTGCTTCCTCGAGTGTGCCTTCTTGGGTGAGAACCCTCCCACTGCGGGCGGCTGCTGTCACTGGCGTTCAGAGCAGCCGTGTCTCCTTTTCTTGCTCATCTCACTGGAGGCTGGATGTCTCCAGAGCGTCCCAGGGCcctctgatgtgtgtgtgtgtccctttgTCCCCGGAGCGCTTCAGGGCTCAGTAGGCAGGTCCACCTTGGGTTCTGGGCTGCAGTCCTGCAGGGTGAGTGTCACTGAGATCA
This portion of the Cervus canadensis isolate Bull #8, Minnesota chromosome 2, ASM1932006v1, whole genome shotgun sequence genome encodes:
- the THAP4 gene encoding peroxynitrite isomerase THAP4 isoform X3 — encoded protein: MVICCAAANCSNRQGKGEKRAVSFHSEHFTKDSFSKRLEDQHRLLKPTAVPSIFHLAEKKRGAGGHGRPRRRDTGKASAGLRAQANDTADGKAAAGSPSSSSANPMAKPEPRKLKRAPPQGRSAARASREAAGQERVRQPPDGHAEDGPASAATSSSQGEASTGAVDAGDEGATPADRWDRGGVSADDFTPPGSGACKFIGSLHSYSFSSKHARERPAIPREPVERKRPRRDAEPGCSGSSPGPEKGPAQSPPRACPSASSSLTATPQKPAQGTSSPPTDVTPKPAAEAVQSEHSDASPMSINEVILSASGACKLIDSLHSYCFSSRQSKSQVCCLREQVEKKNGELRTLRQRVSRSDSQVRELRQKLDQLRRLSLPHLSSLLPPGREPPRMSPVVEPLSWMLGTWLSEPPGAGTFPTLQPFRYLEEAHISHVGQPMLNFSFNAFHPDTHKPMHRECGFIRLEPDTNKVAFVSAQNTGIVEVEEGEVNGQELCIASHSIARISFAKEPHVEQITRKFRLNSEGKLEQTVSMATTTQPLTQHLHVTYKKVTP
- the THAP4 gene encoding peroxynitrite isomerase THAP4 isoform X5 produces the protein MAKPEPRKLKRAPPQGRSAARASREAAGQERVRQPPDGHAEDGPASAATSSSQGEASTGAVDAGDEGATPADRWDRGGVSADDFTPPGSGACKFIGSLHSYSFSSKHARERPAIPREPVERKRPRRDAEPGCSGSSPGPEKGPAQSPPRACPSASSSLTATPQKPAQGTSSPPTDVTPKPAAEAVQSEHSDASPMSINEVILSASGACKLIDSLHSYCFSSRQSKSQVCCLREQVEKKNGELRTLRQRVSRSDSQVRELRQKLDQLRRLSLPHLSSLLPPGREPPRMSPVVEPLSWMLGTWLSEPPGAGTFPTLQPFRYLEEAHISHVGQPMLNFSFNAFHPDTHKPMHRECGFIRLEPDTNKVAFVSAQNTGIVEVEEGEVNGQELCIASHSIARISFAKEPHVEQITRKFRLNSEGKLEQTVSMATTTQPLTQHLHVTYKKVTP
- the THAP4 gene encoding peroxynitrite isomerase THAP4 isoform X1, encoding MVICCAAANCSNRQGKGEKRAVSFHRFPLKDSKRLMQWLKAVQRDNWTPTKYSFLCSEHFTKDSFSKRLEDQHRLLKPTAVPSIFHLAEKKRGAGGHGRPRRRDTGKASAGLRAQANDTADGKAAAGSPSSSSANPMAKPEPRKLKRAPPQGRSAARASREAAGQERVRQPPDGHAEDGPASAATSSSQGEASTGAVDAGDEGATPADRWDRGGVSADDFTPPGSGACKFIGSLHSYSFSSKHARERPAIPREPVERKRPRRDAEPGCSGSSPGPEKGPAQSPPRACPSASSSLTATPQKPAQGTSSPPTDVTPKPAAEAVQSEHSDASPMSINEVILSASGACKLIDSLHSYCFSSRQSKSQVCCLREQVEKKNGELRTLRQRVSRSDSQVRELRQKLDQLRRLSLPHLSSLLPPGREPPRMSPVVEPLSWMLGTWLSEPPGAGTFPTLQPFRYLEEAHISHVGQPMLNFSFNAFHPDTHKPMHRECGFIRLEPDTNKVAFVSAQNTGIVEVEEGEVNGQELCIASHSIARISFAKEPHVEQITRKFRLNSEGKLEQTVSMATTTQPLTQHLHVTYKKVTP
- the THAP4 gene encoding peroxynitrite isomerase THAP4 isoform X2; amino-acid sequence: MVICCAAANCSNRQGKGEKRAVSFHRFPLKDSKRLMQWLKAVQRDNWTPTKYSFLCSEHFTKDSFSKRLEDQHRLLKPTAVPSIFHLAEKKRGAGGHGRPRRRDTGKASAGLRAQANDTADGKAAAGSPSSSSANPMAKPEPRKLKRAPPQGRSAARASREAAGQERVRQPPDGHAEDGPASAATSSSQGEASTGAVDAGDEGATPADRWDRGGVSADDFTPPGSGACKFIGSLHSYSFSSKHARERPAIPREPVERKRPRRDAEPGCSGSSPGPEKGPAQSPPRACPSASSSLTATPQKPAQGTSSPPTDVTPKPAAEAVQSEHSDASPMSINEVILSASGACKLIDSLHSYCFSSRQSKSQVCCLREQVEKKNGELRTLRQRVSRSDSQVRELRQKLDQLRRLSLPHLSSLLPPGREPPRMSPVVEPLSWMLGTWLSEPPGAGTFPTLQPFRYLEEAHISHVGQPMLNFSFNAFHPDTHKPMHRECGFIRLEPDTNKVAFVSAQNTGACLPGPPAREPRVSRAGGPPGGPQPGVKVLSGSWLCPPEEFILK
- the THAP4 gene encoding peroxynitrite isomerase THAP4 isoform X4; translated protein: MQWLKAVQRDNWTPTKYSFLCSEHFTKDSFSKRLEDQHRLLKPTAVPSIFHLAEKKRGAGGHGRPRRRDTGKASAGLRAQANDTADGKAAAGSPSSSSANPMAKPEPRKLKRAPPQGRSAARASREAAGQERVRQPPDGHAEDGPASAATSSSQGEASTGAVDAGDEGATPADRWDRGGVSADDFTPPGSGACKFIGSLHSYSFSSKHARERPAIPREPVERKRPRRDAEPGCSGSSPGPEKGPAQSPPRACPSASSSLTATPQKPAQGTSSPPTDVTPKPAAEAVQSEHSDASPMSINEVILSASGACKLIDSLHSYCFSSRQSKSQVCCLREQVEKKNGELRTLRQRVSRSDSQVRELRQKLDQLRRLSLPHLSSLLPPGREPPRMSPVVEPLSWMLGTWLSEPPGAGTFPTLQPFRYLEEAHISHVGQPMLNFSFNAFHPDTHKPMHRECGFIRLEPDTNKVAFVSAQNTGIVEVEEGEVNGQELCIASHSIARISFAKEPHVEQITRKFRLNSEGKLEQTVSMATTTQPLTQHLHVTYKKVTP